A stretch of the Dyella telluris genome encodes the following:
- a CDS encoding amidohydrolase family protein, which yields MLSGGATVQPEGAARRNLCVRRGRLDTSVPARAYRVELDGHLIFPGLINAHEHLQVNAVPPLESAEVFSNSYAWIQAFQTHFNDAAVIEALLVPKPVRLRHGGLKNLLAGTTVVAHHDPWHAALDAEDFPVSLLRDYGWSYALDWTSYGPPVQQSFAQTAPGKPWLIHLAEGTDASARAELSRLDELGCLASQSVLVHGVGLSEHDIDRIIAVGAGVVWCPTSNERLLGRTLRPRRLADAGRLALGTDSRLSGSRDLLDELRRVAQGDELPPQQWLGLVTRDAARLLRLPWSGHLETGAAADLVIVEDRGGDPQRSLIGIARHELRAVVRDGLPRMADPDFADWFDAAGVEAVPVMLDGRPKLLARALADPAVMALEPGLELMRAQGNSSVRTISIEA from the coding sequence ATGCTTTCCGGTGGCGCAACCGTGCAGCCGGAGGGCGCAGCGCGACGCAACCTCTGCGTGCGCCGGGGAAGGCTGGATACGTCCGTACCGGCGCGGGCCTATCGAGTCGAGCTGGACGGGCACCTGATCTTTCCCGGGCTGATCAACGCGCACGAACACCTGCAGGTGAATGCGGTACCCCCGTTGGAGAGTGCAGAGGTTTTTTCCAACAGTTACGCATGGATCCAGGCATTCCAGACGCATTTCAACGATGCGGCCGTGATCGAGGCGCTGCTTGTACCCAAGCCGGTGCGCCTGCGTCATGGTGGGCTGAAGAACCTGTTGGCCGGCACTACGGTCGTGGCCCATCACGATCCCTGGCACGCCGCACTGGATGCCGAGGACTTCCCGGTGTCGCTGCTGCGCGACTACGGCTGGAGCTATGCACTGGACTGGACGTCGTACGGACCGCCCGTGCAGCAGAGTTTTGCCCAGACAGCCCCCGGCAAGCCGTGGCTGATTCATCTGGCCGAGGGCACCGATGCATCGGCCCGGGCTGAGCTCTCGCGACTGGACGAACTTGGCTGCCTGGCGTCGCAGAGTGTGCTGGTGCATGGCGTGGGGCTGAGCGAACACGACATCGACCGGATCATTGCGGTGGGCGCCGGGGTGGTGTGGTGTCCCACCAGTAACGAGCGCCTGCTGGGTCGCACGTTGCGTCCACGTCGGCTGGCCGATGCCGGACGACTCGCGCTGGGAACCGACTCGCGGCTGAGCGGTTCGCGCGACCTGCTCGACGAACTGCGTCGAGTGGCGCAAGGCGACGAGCTGCCGCCGCAGCAGTGGCTTGGACTGGTGACACGCGATGCGGCACGCCTGCTGCGCCTGCCGTGGAGCGGCCACCTGGAGACCGGGGCGGCGGCGGACCTGGTGATCGTCGAGGACCGCGGTGGCGATCCACAGCGGAGCCTGATCGGCATCGCCCGCCATGAACTGCGCGCCGTGGTGCGCGATGGCTTGCCGCGTATGGCCGATCCGGATTTCGCGGACTGGTTTGACGCCGCCGGCGTGGAGGCCGTGCCGGTCATGCTGGATGGGCGTCCCAAGCTGCTGGCCCGGGCCTTGGCAGACCCTGCCGTGATGGCGCTTGAGCCTGGCCTGGAGTTGATGAGGGCGCAGGGAAATTCATCGGTGCGCACGATTTCCATCGAGGCATGA
- a CDS encoding glycosyltransferase family 4 protein, protein MRPLRVAQISFHPAPKDMGLADTLAQWPSLADIAEAAASAGARVTVVQRAGHAERLQRNGVEYRFVADRRARANPAGGEVARTLAELRVDVAHVHSLAAAAEVHALARVLPDVPILMQDHADPLPAWWGRARWRRWYASARGAVFTAPELASPYVSTRLFDSSMRLFAIPESSSRFTPGARSQAWSETGLYGDPCVVWVGHFSSNKDPLTVLKGIALATESLPGLQLWCAFGSAPLLARVHQCIQGEPSLQGRVHLLGKVPHAKIQSLMRAADLYVSGSHAESCGYALLEAMACGVTPVVTNIPSFRAIAGELGYLWVPGDAASLAKALVNAATRRAPPGVVRDYFERHLSPQAVGRRWMDAYLQLARGNRGADA, encoded by the coding sequence ATGCGGCCACTTCGTGTCGCGCAGATCAGCTTTCATCCCGCGCCGAAAGACATGGGGCTGGCCGATACCCTGGCGCAATGGCCATCGCTGGCCGATATCGCCGAGGCGGCGGCAAGCGCGGGTGCACGGGTCACCGTGGTGCAGCGGGCCGGACATGCGGAGCGCCTGCAACGAAACGGTGTGGAATACCGCTTTGTGGCCGATCGCCGCGCCCGTGCGAATCCGGCGGGTGGCGAGGTGGCGCGCACGCTCGCGGAACTTCGCGTCGACGTGGCCCACGTCCATAGCCTTGCCGCTGCCGCCGAAGTCCACGCCCTGGCGCGCGTGTTGCCCGACGTGCCGATCCTGATGCAGGACCACGCCGACCCGTTGCCCGCCTGGTGGGGCCGCGCGCGCTGGCGGCGCTGGTACGCGTCCGCACGGGGTGCCGTATTCACCGCGCCGGAGCTCGCAAGTCCATACGTGTCCACGCGGCTGTTCGACTCCTCGATGCGCTTGTTTGCCATCCCCGAATCCTCCAGTCGCTTCACGCCAGGAGCGCGCTCGCAAGCGTGGTCCGAGACGGGCTTGTATGGCGACCCTTGTGTCGTGTGGGTCGGGCATTTCTCGTCGAACAAGGATCCGTTGACCGTGCTGAAGGGCATCGCGCTGGCTACGGAAAGCCTGCCCGGACTTCAGTTGTGGTGCGCCTTCGGCAGCGCGCCCTTGCTTGCCCGGGTGCATCAGTGCATTCAAGGCGAGCCGAGCCTTCAGGGTCGGGTGCACCTGCTGGGCAAGGTGCCGCACGCGAAGATTCAGTCGCTGATGCGCGCGGCCGACCTGTATGTTTCGGGCAGTCATGCGGAAAGCTGCGGCTACGCCTTGCTGGAGGCGATGGCCTGCGGCGTGACGCCGGTGGTCACCAACATACCGTCGTTCCGCGCGATTGCCGGCGAGCTCGGCTATCTGTGGGTACCGGGCGATGCCGCCTCGCTGGCGAAGGCGCTGGTGAATGCCGCGACACGTCGTGCGCCGCCAGGGGTGGTGCGCGACTACTTCGAGCGCCACCTGTCCCCGCAGGCGGTGGGGCGTCGCTGGATGGATGCCTATCTGCAGCTGGCTCGGGGCAACAGGGGTGCCGACGCATGA
- a CDS encoding glycosyltransferase family 4 protein, producing the protein MKLAMVVPGGVDRTGEFRVIPVLLALIRRLACEHEVHVYALRQEAAADCWQLAGASVHNIGDGWSRLRAIRAIRDEHRRAPFDLVHAIFSGSCSFVGVCAAMSLGLPSLVHIAGGELVSMHDIGYGGRRFLKGRLREALVLRSAHAVTAASVPIIQSLEALGLQARRVPLGVDLRSWPAAPPRCRQHGPARLIHVASLNRVKDQTTLLRALAALVESGVDFRMDVVGQDTLNGEIQRMASELGLNGRVCFHGFKTQRELRPMMEEADLLVMSSRHEAGPLVLLEAAVAGVPAVGTAVGHIAEWSPTASLAVPVGNWAALAEAIARVLSDDTLRLRMAVAAQRRAVTENADRTARDFQALYLQLVAEGSGS; encoded by the coding sequence ATGAAGCTCGCCATGGTGGTACCCGGAGGGGTGGATCGCACCGGCGAATTCCGGGTGATTCCCGTATTGCTCGCCTTGATCCGCCGGCTTGCCTGCGAGCACGAGGTGCACGTGTATGCCCTGCGCCAGGAGGCCGCCGCCGACTGCTGGCAACTCGCCGGTGCCAGCGTTCACAACATTGGCGACGGCTGGTCGCGCCTGCGCGCCATCCGGGCCATACGCGACGAACATCGTCGCGCGCCGTTCGACCTGGTGCATGCCATCTTTTCCGGCTCGTGCAGCTTCGTGGGCGTTTGCGCTGCGATGTCGCTGGGCCTGCCAAGCCTGGTACATATCGCCGGCGGCGAACTGGTATCCATGCATGACATCGGCTACGGGGGACGACGCTTCCTCAAGGGGAGGTTACGTGAGGCGCTGGTGTTGCGCAGCGCCCATGCGGTGACGGCGGCGAGCGTACCCATCATCCAATCCCTGGAGGCGCTTGGCCTGCAGGCGCGCCGCGTGCCGCTTGGCGTGGATCTGCGCAGCTGGCCCGCCGCGCCGCCACGGTGCCGCCAGCACGGTCCGGCGCGACTAATCCATGTTGCCAGCCTCAATCGCGTGAAGGATCAAACCACCTTGCTTCGCGCACTGGCAGCACTCGTTGAGTCCGGCGTGGACTTTCGCATGGACGTGGTCGGGCAGGACACGCTCAACGGCGAAATACAGCGGATGGCCAGTGAGCTGGGTCTCAACGGGCGCGTGTGCTTCCATGGCTTCAAGACCCAGCGCGAGCTTCGTCCCATGATGGAGGAAGCCGATCTGCTGGTGATGTCTTCCCGCCATGAGGCCGGCCCGCTCGTGCTGCTGGAAGCGGCCGTAGCGGGTGTACCTGCGGTAGGTACGGCGGTAGGGCACATTGCGGAATGGTCGCCAACGGCGTCACTGGCGGTGCCGGTCGGGAACTGGGCGGCACTGGCCGAGGCCATCGCGCGCGTGTTGTCCGACGATACGCTGCGACTGCGCATGGCGGTCGCCGCGCAGCGTCGTGCGGTGACCGAAAATGCGGACCGTACCGCGCGAGACTTCCAGGCGCTCTATCTGCAACTGGTCGCCGAAGGCTCGGGCAGCTGA
- a CDS encoding class I SAM-dependent methyltransferase: MLHTPILDPVEAYALWAPSYPAHAHNPVMQAEERAMLSLLPHDLGGRNVLDAGCGTGRYMRHALRRGAARVAGVDLSRDMLQRAGGELHEEHRRAPVELLQGSLDALPVADAWADLAVCGLAVGHVEQLEPVLAELCRVTQPGGMVLCSDVHPTGHALGWLRDFTSGGRRYAVRHTAHLYSHWHAACAAIGLEIGCVLEPMLDLADIPAGAHFDPTALEVPVAIVYQLWRRP, from the coding sequence ATGTTGCACACACCCATACTTGACCCTGTCGAAGCCTACGCACTATGGGCGCCCAGCTATCCTGCGCATGCACACAACCCGGTGATGCAGGCGGAAGAGCGCGCCATGTTGAGCCTTTTGCCTCATGACCTGGGCGGGCGCAACGTGCTGGATGCCGGATGTGGCACCGGGCGCTACATGCGCCATGCCCTGAGGCGCGGCGCGGCGCGCGTGGCTGGCGTGGACCTGTCCCGCGACATGCTGCAACGCGCGGGGGGCGAGCTTCACGAAGAACACAGGCGTGCGCCGGTGGAACTGCTGCAGGGGAGCCTGGATGCACTGCCGGTGGCCGATGCCTGGGCGGATCTTGCGGTGTGCGGGCTGGCCGTTGGCCACGTTGAACAACTGGAGCCCGTGCTGGCCGAGTTGTGCCGGGTCACCCAGCCCGGCGGCATGGTGTTGTGCAGCGACGTACATCCCACCGGGCACGCGCTTGGCTGGCTGCGCGACTTCACGTCGGGCGGCCGGCGCTACGCCGTGCGGCATACCGCGCACCTCTACAGCCACTGGCACGCCGCGTGCGCCGCCATCGGGCTGGAGATCGGCTGTGTGCTGGAACCCATGCTGGATCTCGCCGATATTCCCGCCGGCGCGCATTTCGATCCAACGGCGCTGGAAGTACCCGTGGCCATCGTTTATCAGTTGTGGCGCAGGCCATGA
- a CDS encoding B12-binding domain-containing radical SAM protein encodes MSAPMINVTGNAPHTLLVNPTMTSRASARFPLSLLHLAASLDREGNSRIIDGNLDRDVVARTLQALDERDYTAVGISVMGGPQLEPAIAVSRAVRERRPGLPIVWGGYFPTLYTETALSAPYVDFAIRGQGEESFPELVAALHQGDAARLPAIHGLSRKHEEGVVHNASRPFSRQGPVAVLPYEKLGDPRRYLARTFLGRRTVAHQASVGCRFRCTFCGVAAMFGGATALPPLARLERDLRYLKYELGADSIQYVDHNFFDREQDMIPLLEIMARYELPWWCYARADALLNLSESTWKLVRKSRLRMAYIGAESPSPAMLRDIRKGTRPDQTLAVAELCRRHGVIPELSFMVAPPENTEEETEHTFEFIREIKRINPQSEIIVYIYTPLPESSRHEKDRHRRSTMPLRDLQGEPVVFPATPEEWTQKRWVDYACHADAPWVSERLRRRIDDFVTVLRCRYPTVQDLRSPTWAKRTLAAAASWRYGLRRYDRPWELNLANRLVRLRMPQVSGL; translated from the coding sequence ATGAGTGCACCCATGATCAATGTCACGGGCAACGCCCCGCATACGTTGCTGGTCAACCCGACCATGACGTCACGGGCCAGTGCACGGTTCCCGTTGTCGCTGCTGCACCTGGCTGCGTCGCTCGATCGCGAGGGAAACAGTCGGATCATCGATGGCAATCTGGATCGCGACGTAGTTGCGCGCACGTTGCAAGCGCTGGATGAGCGCGACTATACCGCCGTCGGCATCAGTGTCATGGGTGGTCCGCAGCTGGAGCCGGCCATTGCCGTCTCGCGCGCCGTGCGGGAACGGCGGCCCGGCCTGCCTATCGTATGGGGCGGCTATTTCCCGACGCTCTACACCGAAACGGCGCTCTCCGCACCCTACGTGGACTTTGCCATCCGCGGGCAGGGTGAAGAGAGCTTCCCCGAACTGGTGGCTGCATTACACCAGGGTGATGCAGCGCGTCTGCCGGCCATCCATGGGCTCTCGCGGAAACATGAAGAGGGCGTGGTGCATAACGCGAGCCGTCCGTTCTCGCGCCAGGGGCCGGTTGCGGTCTTGCCATACGAGAAGCTGGGTGATCCGCGCCGTTACCTGGCGCGTACGTTTCTCGGCCGGCGCACGGTCGCCCATCAGGCATCGGTGGGATGTCGTTTTCGCTGCACCTTCTGCGGCGTCGCGGCCATGTTCGGCGGTGCGACGGCCTTGCCGCCCCTGGCCCGCCTGGAACGGGATCTGCGTTACCTGAAGTACGAACTCGGCGCCGACTCCATCCAATACGTCGACCACAATTTCTTCGATCGCGAGCAGGACATGATTCCCCTGCTCGAGATCATGGCGCGCTACGAATTGCCCTGGTGGTGCTACGCACGCGCGGATGCGCTGCTCAACCTGTCCGAAAGCACATGGAAACTGGTGCGCAAGAGTCGATTGCGCATGGCGTACATCGGCGCGGAGTCGCCCAGCCCCGCCATGCTGAGGGACATCCGCAAGGGCACGCGCCCCGACCAGACCCTGGCCGTCGCCGAGCTGTGTCGGCGCCACGGCGTGATCCCCGAACTGTCCTTCATGGTGGCGCCCCCCGAGAACACCGAGGAGGAGACCGAGCACACCTTCGAGTTCATCCGGGAGATAAAGCGCATCAATCCCCAGAGTGAAATCATCGTCTACATCTACACACCGTTGCCTGAGAGCAGCCGGCACGAGAAAGACCGCCACCGTCGTTCGACCATGCCATTGCGTGACCTGCAGGGCGAGCCCGTGGTGTTTCCGGCCACGCCCGAGGAGTGGACGCAGAAGCGCTGGGTGGATTACGCCTGCCACGCTGACGCGCCATGGGTAAGCGAACGGCTGCGCCGACGCATCGACGATTTCGTGACGGTGCTGCGTTGCCGCTATCCCACCGTGCAGGATCTGCGCTCGCCCACGTGGGCCAAGCGCACGCTGGCCGCTGCCGCGTCGTGGCGTTATGGCCTGCGCCGTTACGACCGCCCCTGGGAGCTGAACCTTGCCAACCGACTGGTGCGCCTGCGGATGCCGCAGGTCTCGGGGCTTTGA